Genomic segment of Candidatus Neomarinimicrobiota bacterium:
AGCGAATGATCTGGTTCGTGGACCGTATTTACAGGATGCTCAGTTGACAACAATCACCATCCTATGGGAAACCGAATTGGCAACTATTGGAAAGGTTCGTTTTAGTACAAATCCACGGATACTGACTCAATCATCTGTGGATGATGAGCCTCAAACCCTGCATCAGATTGGGCTGGAGAACCTTAAGCCAAACCAGACATATTACTATCAGTGTATCTGGAAAAAGGGCAAAACGACACGGGGAAAATTTAGAACTGCACCTGCAGATGACCAGACATCCTTGCGTATTGCAGTTGTCGGTGATTCACGTAGCGATTTGGTCATGAGCAAAAAAATCTCCAACATGATTGTTGACAAAGACCCGGGAATCGTGCTTCATACAGGAGATCTCGTGGCCAATGGAAGAAATCTGAAGGAATGGAATACTTATCTTTTTAAACCCATGGAAAACCTCCTGCGGAATATTCCACTCTATCCAGTACTTGGTAATCACGAGCAGGAATCACCTTATTACTATAAATATTTCCCCCTGCACAATCAAAAGCCATGGTGGTCTGTGGACTATGGATCCGTGCATATTATTGGTCTGGATACCAGTGTTCCCACCGACCCGGAATCTGAGCAATATCAGTTCATGCGTGAGGATTTAAAGAAAAATAAGAGCCCATGGATTATAGTGGTCTTTCATCATCCACTTTTTCATACGCATCCGTACCGGCCTGTTCAAAAATATCAACATGAGTGGCAATCTTTGTTTATGGAGCATGGCGTTGATCTTGTGCTTACCGGGCATGATCATTACTACCACCGTACATTTCCAATTGGACGAATGTCGGAAAAGCAACAGGGAGTTGTTCACATAACCACAGCTGGGGGAGGGGCATCACTCTATCCCACAATTTCTCGACCATATTCAGCCTATGATCGCAGTCTGTATCATTTTTTACTCATTGATGTGACGGAGGATGAACTTGAAATTCGTGCTATTGATGAGAATAATCAAATATTTGATGCAATTATTCTGAATAAAAACCAGGACCATTCAGCCGCCAGTTTTGTGGAATATGGGTTGTTTGAATTGGAGCAAGACCTGAATAAGCAGTTGGGAGGGCTTTTTCCAAGGGAGAATAAAAAGGGGATCGTTTTCTTTGACACAACCCTCACGATGGAAACAAATTTTTATATGCCAGTTTCCGTGAAATACCAATGGCGGGCCACTGATAGTTGGATATTTGATCAAAATAATAATGAGTTTACGATAAATCCCGGTGAAAAACTCAAGATACGACTTAAGGCGCAGGTCGACAAGAAACACTTCATGCCAACCCCTGAACTCTCGTTGCACCTGGCCGCGGATAACGCTACCCGTAATATTATCAGGTCCAGACCATATCAGAAATCTCTTGGGTTTCGAAATCAGGATTTACAGTTTTCAATTGAAGAAGCTGCCTACAAAAAGGCTGTTTCATCTACTTCTGATGATTTGTCTCCGCTGTTCTTTTTTCTCAATTATTACGCCGATAGCGAATTTGCTTCTGATGTAATGGTCGAGCTGGGAAAACGGAGCTTTCGTACCCGGGATAAACGTATTTTGCCTAAGCTGAAAACATTTTTAAAAAAGTATCCCAGCGACCTGAATAAATATCGAATCTATCCCTTTTATTTTCTTTTTGAAGATTTTAATAACTTGGAAGAATGGATGGCTATTATGAGGCGACTTCCATCCAAGCAACTTTCTTATGCTCCAAAGCTTATGTGCCAACTTTTAGAATTGGATATATTTAATTCTCGTACAATTAGGAATTGGTATCTTATTGGTCCCTTCGATGCGTCGGATGGGCAGGGGCTTTCAACCATTTATGCTCCTGAAGTTGAACTTGACTTATCAAGGAGTGTTGAATTCAGAACCGGTGGCGAAATTGGTTGGAAAAAACACCCTACCACTGGATCATACATTGATCTAATTGACGCTTTAGCTGTTCCTGAGTACGCTTCAAGTAATCTGGTAGCCTATGCTTATGCGGAAGTGGTCACGAAAAAAGCCGGTGAAGTATTGCTCCTTTTGGGAACTGATGACGATCCAGTTGTGTGGGTAAATGGCGTTGAAGTTCATCGGAAAGAGGTGGGCCGGGGACTAAGAGCTTGCCAGGATGTGTTGTTGGTCCCCGTAAAAACGGGCAAAAATGATATCCTGATAAAAGTAGTGCAGCGTGGTGGTGCCTGGAACCTGGATTTGCGTATTTCTGATTGGATGAGAATTTTAGAGTAATACCAATTAAACTTGTAGTGTCATTTGGAAGCACAATTGGTATAATTTACCAAGTAAATGGTAGTCAAGAGGCCTCTTTTAATGCTGTCTTGTCTTCTGTATAGCAGAAAACCCCGCAATTTAAACACCGAGATGCTTCATATTGAGCAGCCTTTTCATCAATTGTACCTTCAACCTCATTGAATGTCCCAAGCCGATCCTGCAAGGCGATGATCGGTTCATGTACCCTTGGAGTGGCATGAATATCCATAATTGATTCATGCAAAGACCCTGAAATGAAATTTCTTTGCTGGTCACGGATGGGTGGTATTTGCTCCTCTGTGATGTAGTAGTGGGCGGATCGAGCCGCATATCGTCCTGCAGCAATAGCTTCAACTGCCAGCCCCGGACCAGTGAAACAATCACCGGCTGTAAAAATGTTGGGTATGTTCGTTTGTAGCGTACTCTCCTCAGCATCAATAGTATGCCACCTTGTTTCTTTTAGCAACGGTAGACCATCTTTGAGGTTAAACGTCATATCTGGGAATTGACCAATAGCCTGAATGATGGTATCACAATCCAAAACAGCTTCAGATCCTGCGATGGGAACAGGCCTACGCCGACCATCCGGATCTGGTTCTCCAAGTTCCATAGACAGTATTTCCAGCCCTTTAACATTGCCGGATTCACCAATGATCCGATTGGGCGCGCTCAGAAACCGAAATACGATTCCCTCCTCTTCGGCTGCAATGATTTCGGCAGGATTAGCCGGCATTTCATCTCTGGATCGTCGATAAACGATGGTTACTTTTTCTGATCCTAAACGAAGCGATGAGCGGGCAGCATCCATAGCCGTATTACCACCCCCGATGACAATAACCTGTTTTCCTGCAATGGGAGTTTCATCCTTATGAAAGTTTTCCAGAAATTTGATGCCGCTGTAAACTCCATTCAGATCGCTTCCTTCAATCGTCAATTGATGTTCAGCCCAGGCTCCAACTGTTATGATCGTTGCCTGAAATCCTTCAGCTTGTAGAAAATCAAGGTTGAAATCCTTCCCAAATTCGACCTTGGTTGTAACTTTAATACCAAGCTCCAAGATGCCCTGAATCTCCCAATCCAGAACTTTCTTGGGTAAGCGGTATTCCGGGATACCATATCGGAGCATCCCACCCAGCTCCGGTTGACGCTCAAAGATTTCCACTTCATGCCCCAATCGGCACAGGAAATATGCAGCAGTGAGTCCCGCTGGTCCGCTACCGATGACCGCTACTTTTTTACCGGTTGGTGGCGAAATAGGTACAGGCAAATGAACTCCCGTAGACATTTCCCAATCAGCTGCAAAACGTTTTAAATAATTGATAGCGATCGGCTCATCACCAATGCTGCGGCGACATGCCAGAGCACATGGTTCTGGGCATACTCGTCCACATACCAGGGGAAGGGGGTTCCGTTCCTTAATTGTTAACAAAGCTTCAGCATATTTCCCTTCTTTGATAAAGTGAATATACTTTGGAATATTAATTTGAGCCGCACACTTCTGACGACAGGGAGCCAGACATTCAGTAAATTGGTTCCAATGCAGGATCTTACTCTTCTCTGAAATAATGGATATAATCCCTTTCGGGCACGCACGAACACATTCTCCGCATCCGACACAACGTTCAGGATCGAATAGAGGCAAGTTATCAGGACCCATTTGAATAGCCCCAAATTTACAGGCACTAACACAGGTACCTAGTCCAATGCAACCGTGATCACAGTTAATGGGTCCTCTGTAATACAGCATAGCAGCACGGCAGTCTGTGAATCCGGAATAGTCATATTTTTTTGTCGCGCGGTTACCACCTGAACAATCCGGAACAGCTATCTGAGGTTCTGTACTCATTGCGCTTATCCCCAAATATTCCGCAACTGCAGTGGCCACCTCAGCCTGACCGACTACACAAATATTAACGGGTGCTTCGCCATTGACTATTGCTTCGGCACAAGCACTACAACCGGCATAACCGCATCCCCCACAATTGGCTCCAGGTAGTAAATCCATGACATATTTTATTCGTGGGTCTTCTTCCACATGAAATATGCGACTGGCAATCCCGAGTCCAATTGCTGCGACAGTTCCTACCCCTGACATTACCATGATCGGTATTAACATATTGTTTTATCCAATCTGTATGATTCATTCATTTGAGTTTCTTTATTTTACCATGCCGGCAAACCCCATAAACGACAATGACATGATACCTGCTGTCACCAACGCAATCGCAGTGCCTTTCATGAAATGGGGGACTGGGGCTATGAATAATCGCTCACGAATAGTAGCAAAAAGGATGATTGCCAGTGTAAATCCAGAAGCACTGGCTATTGAAAAGATTAGCATCTCCCAGAATCCAAATTCATACTTAACGTTTAGTAACGCAATTCCCATGACGGCACAATTGGTCGTGATTAGCGGTAGATAAATGCCTAATGCATTGTAGAGTGGCTTACTGAATTTTTTGAGAAAAATTTCTACAAACTGAACGAGTGAAGCAATGATAAGAATAAAGACCAAGGTTTGTATAAACTTCAAGTCGTAGGGAACAAGGACACAGTGGTACACAGCCCAGGTAAATACAGATGCCATTGTTGCCACAAATATAACTGCAGCACCCATTCCTACAGATGTTGACAATTTTTTGGAAACGCCGCAAAACGGACAATTTCCCAGGTATTGAGCAAGGAGAATATTGTTTACAAATATTGCGCTTATTGCCAGAAGAATCAAGTCCATGAAAGTTGCCTCAGATAGGTTGTGATAGACGCTAGGATCATAATCAGATATTTTCTATAGGTTTCAATTTAGCTTTGGAGCACATTTTCACCACGATACCTGCTATAAGCATTCATGAGTCCCAGAAGCAATCCTAGACAGATAAATGCTCCCGGTGCCTTTACCATAAACTCAAAAGGTTGATATGCTGATCCCATTACCTGTAAACCAAACCAGGTTCCGGTTCCTAAGATTTCCCGGATACTACCGACCAAAGTGAGGGATAGCGTAAATCCCAACCCCACACTGAAACCATCCACCGCTGATAAAAAAACAGGGTTTCGAGATGCAAAGGCTTCTGCTCGACCCAAAATGATGCAATTGACCACAATGAGTGGTATATAGATTCCAAGTTGTTGAGATAAACCGAAGAAAAAGGCTTGAAGTATCATTTCAACCATTACCACCAATGTGGCGATAATTACGATATAGCTGGCAATACGGACTTTATCGGGGATCAGTTTCCTCATCAGTGAAATGATCAGATTTGAGAAAATCAGCACAAAGGTAACTGATAGACCCATTCCCAGACCATTGTTGGCTGAAGCGGTAACCGCTAAGGCAGGGCATAGTCCAAGAACCAGTCGGAAAGGTGGCAAATCCTTCCAGAATCCGTGGGTTAATACTGATAAGAATCGGGACATATTGGTACCTTCAAATATTTAATGAGATTGGCTCTAGGTCAGCGCTCTTGTCTAAGATGGTTCGTTTTATCTGATTTTCATATTGCTCCAAGAAAGTAAGAGCTGTCTGTGAACCATTTAAGATGGCATTCGTGGAAAAAGTGGCACCAGTAATACCATCAATTGTGCCCCCGTTGGCTTTTAGCCGGGGTGGAACATGTAGAGGCAAATTTTGCCATTGTTTACGGAAGGCCGGTTTTTCGATCCTTGACCCCAGGCCAGGTGTTTCCTTATGCTGGATTATCTCAATCCCTAACAATTTCCGTGTGGTCATATCCACACCCAGCAGGATGCTGATGTCGCCACCATAGCCACCTTTTCCGCTTACTTCCAGAGCCAATTCCCGCAGATCAGTATTGTCTGTTGTATAGAAAACAGTTACCGATCCGGTCTCGGTTTCAACAATCAATTTATTATTCAGGATATCTTTTGCCGGTTGTTTGAATAAACGTTCCAGAGCTGGCCCCCTGATATACAGATCATTCTGTAATTCTATTCGGTCACTTAGAACCGTGCGTATGGATTCCAAACTTCCGGCAGATATGCCGCAGATCATTCCCAAGACTAGAACGAGATGTGCAATTTCACGCATGATCTGCCACTTCCAGTCCACGTACTGCTGGTGTGATCCTATCCAGCAGTGGATATACCATGTTTATCAGTAAAATTGTGAATGCGATTCCGTCGAGATGAATGGAAAATGTTCGTATCAGAACTAACAGAGCGCCGCCCAACAGCCCATACATGATCATGGGCAGTGAATTTACTGGTGATGTGGTTGGCTCTGGAGCCAGAAAAAATGCTCCCAACAAAGTGCTTGCTGACAGAAGATGAAAAATCGGTGTAGCCGTACATTGTGGATCTACCAAACGCAACAGACCGCCCATGCAGACCACGCCTATTATAAATGCCACGGGAATATGCCAAGTGATGGTACGCATCAATAGCAACAAGATTCCCCCGATCAACACGAACAGGACCAAGCCATTACCAAGACCGGCAACCTGGTTCCCCAACAGCATATCCTGCCAGCTGAATATTGTTTCAGCGCTGGCTCCAAGTGTTTTGATCATCTGCAATGGACTCACCATAGAGATATTCCAGTCATATGCCAATACTGCTCCGGTGTGTTTGAAAGTTGCTGGCCACGATATCTGCAGCATGGCATAACTCAACAGAACTGGATGTACAGGATAAGCACCTATTCCACCAAACAGTTTTTTCCCAAGAATGATCATGAGGCCACTACCAATGACAACCATCCACCAGGGAGTACCAACGGGCAACAGCACTGCGAGAAGAATAGCCATGGGTACACTCGTCCAATTCGATGTGTTGTCTTTGCTCTTTATAATCAGATTTGTACCAGCATCAAATAGTACTGATGTGAAAAGGCAGAGACATAGCACATTCAATGCATCAGCACCATATCGGTACAGGCTGGCACTAATTATGGGCAGTAAAGCTATGATCCACTGATGTTGCTGTCGCACAATGCTGTTCCCACTCTTCCAGTGGGGATTCGATGCTACATGCAGTTTGTGGTTTGTGTTCATTTTCCTGATTTCCATATTTGTTAGCTAATTGAACCATCTGCACCAACGGTCGTTGAGCCGGGCATACGTAATCGCATAAACCACATTCGATACAGGACTGTGGGTGATACGCTGTTGCCTCTGTAAAGCATTCAAACTCTACATTTCGAGCAATAAGATGCACCTGTAAGTGCATGGGACAGATGCGGACACAGCGCCCGCAATTGATGCAGGTGCTGCCATCGTTATTGATTGCCTCATTGCCATACATGAGATGAATACCATTGCTGGATCGGGTCATGGGTGTCAGATTATTGAACTGAGCCATTCCCTTCATGGGACCTCCGGCGATAATCCGATCCGGTATATCAGCATCAAGCTCCAACGATTCGAGAATTGATCGGATGGATGCACCATGAATTATTCTCACCGTTTTTTGAAATAATGGATCTCTTTGGCTTACGGTTAAATATTTGTGAGTAAAGGGTATATCATCAATGAATGCGGTCAGCATTGCCAGTAGCTTTTCCACGGTGATCACCATCACGCCCTGGGTAACATAATCTCGATCCAAGTCAAACTTGATGTTTGTCAATTGTGGAATTAACAGATCCAGAATCCGCGCGGGGTAATAAGCAGAGATAGATTTCAGTTGGATGCTTTTTGGTAGTGCTTGCCGAATTTCCGGTAACATCTGGCGATTAATCAAGAGGGATTGTTGGGCTTTGGGCATCAACAGGTTCAAATAGTTAAACCCCTGACTGACTTTATCAAGATTCCGGATCAATAGTTGATGCTGCACACAGATACTTGGCTCTTCATCCATTCCCACAACCACAACCTGTTTGATTTTGTCCAGGGGAGTGGGATTTGTATCCGGTTCTGTTTGTTTTGTTGGTAGCCAGGGTGGGAAGATTCCCATTGCTTTTAATTGATCATCCGGTAAAGCACCTTTCCGTGAAACCCCGTATTGTTCAAAAATATCATCAGATGACAAAGGGTCTCCGACCCCTTTTTCAATGCAAATTGCGGGAACATGCCTGGCATACTCTGACCAGACAGGTTTTATATCCAGTACTTTTCCGGATATGGGTGCATGCAAACAAACATTTATGCTGTTGGTGGCAATGATTTGGTACTGTCGCACATGATCACCGATTTTAACCCGGGGTATGTACAGTTCTCGTTGGGAATATTCCAATGGCAGTACCACATGATCCGGATCAGGTATTTCTATGATCTCTTCATTACAGACACCTGCAACCGGTAAATTATTGAACAGGGATAAAAATGAATTCCGTCGTATCATTGAATATTTTCCTGTATCATATCGTTATTTTGTTAGATCATCTATTTGAGATGACAGGCGCTACACTCCCACTCTGTGGCGCATTTCCCAGCAATTTTAACAACTTCCTGTTCATGGCATCCAACACATTGAAGATGATAAATTGAACTTAGTGTTTGTAAATGATGACATCCGGCACAATCATCTTCGTGGGTTTCCAACATTTCCTCATGAGACAACATCTCTCTTGAGTAATCTGAATCATGGCAACTGGCACAGTTCGTCTCAGTTGGGTATTCCGGCTCCGATGTGGGGTGACATTGACGACAATTGGTTGCTTCACGATCCTCATGTAATTCATGACAAAAAAAACATTCATGATCCTCGATTTCTTTCATCTCAGCATGTGTAAAATCTTCCACCATCATATCTTCATCATGACAGTCGAAGCATTCGGTAGCGAAATCAGCGTTGAACAGGTTGTGATGACACGTTTCACACCCTTCTGTTTGATCTTTGTGTGTTTGGTGATCAAAGAGAACATCGCCACCGGAATTACGTAGGTAGAAACGTTCACCCTGTGTTGGATC
This window contains:
- a CDS encoding FAD-dependent oxidoreductase, giving the protein MLIPIMVMSGVGTVAAIGLGIASRIFHVEEDPRIKYVMDLLPGANCGGCGYAGCSACAEAIVNGEAPVNICVVGQAEVATAVAEYLGISAMSTEPQIAVPDCSGGNRATKKYDYSGFTDCRAAMLYYRGPINCDHGCIGLGTCVSACKFGAIQMGPDNLPLFDPERCVGCGECVRACPKGIISIISEKSKILHWNQFTECLAPCRQKCAAQINIPKYIHFIKEGKYAEALLTIKERNPLPLVCGRVCPEPCALACRRSIGDEPIAINYLKRFAADWEMSTGVHLPVPISPPTGKKVAVIGSGPAGLTAAYFLCRLGHEVEIFERQPELGGMLRYGIPEYRLPKKVLDWEIQGILELGIKVTTKVEFGKDFNLDFLQAEGFQATIITVGAWAEHQLTIEGSDLNGVYSGIKFLENFHKDETPIAGKQVIVIGGGNTAMDAARSSLRLGSEKVTIVYRRSRDEMPANPAEIIAAEEEGIVFRFLSAPNRIIGESGNVKGLEILSMELGEPDPDGRRRPVPIAGSEAVLDCDTIIQAIGQFPDMTFNLKDGLPLLKETRWHTIDAEESTLQTNIPNIFTAGDCFTGPGLAVEAIAAGRYAARSAHYYITEEQIPPIRDQQRNFISGSLHESIMDIHATPRVHEPIIALQDRLGTFNEVEGTIDEKAAQYEASRCLNCGVFCYTEDKTALKEAS
- a CDS encoding FMN-binding protein; this translates as MREIAHLVLVLGMICGISAGSLESIRTVLSDRIELQNDLYIRGPALERLFKQPAKDILNNKLIVETETGSVTVFYTTDNTDLRELALEVSGKGGYGGDISILLGVDMTTRKLLGIEIIQHKETPGLGSRIEKPAFRKQWQNLPLHVPPRLKANGGTIDGITGATFSTNAILNGSQTALTFLEQYENQIKRTILDKSADLEPISLNI
- a CDS encoding metallophosphoesterase family protein; translation: ANDLVRGPYLQDAQLTTITILWETELATIGKVRFSTNPRILTQSSVDDEPQTLHQIGLENLKPNQTYYYQCIWKKGKTTRGKFRTAPADDQTSLRIAVVGDSRSDLVMSKKISNMIVDKDPGIVLHTGDLVANGRNLKEWNTYLFKPMENLLRNIPLYPVLGNHEQESPYYYKYFPLHNQKPWWSVDYGSVHIIGLDTSVPTDPESEQYQFMREDLKKNKSPWIIVVFHHPLFHTHPYRPVQKYQHEWQSLFMEHGVDLVLTGHDHYYHRTFPIGRMSEKQQGVVHITTAGGGASLYPTISRPYSAYDRSLYHFLLIDVTEDELEIRAIDENNQIFDAIILNKNQDHSAASFVEYGLFELEQDLNKQLGGLFPRENKKGIVFFDTTLTMETNFYMPVSVKYQWRATDSWIFDQNNNEFTINPGEKLKIRLKAQVDKKHFMPTPELSLHLAADNATRNIIRSRPYQKSLGFRNQDLQFSIEEAAYKKAVSSTSDDLSPLFFFLNYYADSEFASDVMVELGKRSFRTRDKRILPKLKTFLKKYPSDLNKYRIYPFYFLFEDFNNLEEWMAIMRRLPSKQLSYAPKLMCQLLELDIFNSRTIRNWYLIGPFDASDGQGLSTIYAPEVELDLSRSVEFRTGGEIGWKKHPTTGSYIDLIDALAVPEYASSNLVAYAYAEVVTKKAGEVLLLLGTDDDPVVWVNGVEVHRKEVGRGLRACQDVLLVPVKTGKNDILIKVVQRGGAWNLDLRISDWMRILE
- a CDS encoding RnfABCDGE type electron transport complex subunit D; this encodes MNTNHKLHVASNPHWKSGNSIVRQQHQWIIALLPIISASLYRYGADALNVLCLCLFTSVLFDAGTNLIIKSKDNTSNWTSVPMAILLAVLLPVGTPWWMVVIGSGLMIILGKKLFGGIGAYPVHPVLLSYAMLQISWPATFKHTGAVLAYDWNISMVSPLQMIKTLGASAETIFSWQDMLLGNQVAGLGNGLVLFVLIGGILLLLMRTITWHIPVAFIIGVVCMGGLLRLVDPQCTATPIFHLLSASTLLGAFFLAPEPTTSPVNSLPMIMYGLLGGALLVLIRTFSIHLDGIAFTILLINMVYPLLDRITPAVRGLEVADHA
- a CDS encoding cytochrome c3 family protein, producing MSGNYWMRWSKSYGLILLTGLAGLIALTGYSNQPDPTQGERFYLRNSGGDVLFDHQTHKDQTEGCETCHHNLFNADFATECFDCHDEDMMVEDFTHAEMKEIEDHECFFCHELHEDREATNCRQCHPTSEPEYPTETNCASCHDSDYSREMLSHEEMLETHEDDCAGCHHLQTLSSIYHLQCVGCHEQEVVKIAGKCATEWECSACHLK
- a CDS encoding 4Fe-4S dicluster domain-containing protein, which gives rise to MIRRNSFLSLFNNLPVAGVCNEEIIEIPDPDHVVLPLEYSQRELYIPRVKIGDHVRQYQIIATNSINVCLHAPISGKVLDIKPVWSEYARHVPAICIEKGVGDPLSSDDIFEQYGVSRKGALPDDQLKAMGIFPPWLPTKQTEPDTNPTPLDKIKQVVVVGMDEEPSICVQHQLLIRNLDKVSQGFNYLNLLMPKAQQSLLINRQMLPEIRQALPKSIQLKSISAYYPARILDLLIPQLTNIKFDLDRDYVTQGVMVITVEKLLAMLTAFIDDIPFTHKYLTVSQRDPLFQKTVRIIHGASIRSILESLELDADIPDRIIAGGPMKGMAQFNNLTPMTRSSNGIHLMYGNEAINNDGSTCINCGRCVRICPMHLQVHLIARNVEFECFTEATAYHPQSCIECGLCDYVCPAQRPLVQMVQLANKYGNQENEHKPQTACSIESPLEEWEQHCATATSVDHSFTAHN
- a CDS encoding electron transport complex subunit E — protein: MSRFLSVLTHGFWKDLPPFRLVLGLCPALAVTASANNGLGMGLSVTFVLIFSNLIISLMRKLIPDKVRIASYIVIIATLVVMVEMILQAFFFGLSQQLGIYIPLIVVNCIILGRAEAFASRNPVFLSAVDGFSVGLGFTLSLTLVGSIREILGTGTWFGLQVMGSAYQPFEFMVKAPGAFICLGLLLGLMNAYSRYRGENVLQS
- a CDS encoding RnfABCDGE type electron transport complex subunit A; the protein is MDLILLAISAIFVNNILLAQYLGNCPFCGVSKKLSTSVGMGAAVIFVATMASVFTWAVYHCVLVPYDLKFIQTLVFILIIASLVQFVEIFLKKFSKPLYNALGIYLPLITTNCAVMGIALLNVKYEFGFWEMLIFSIASASGFTLAIILFATIRERLFIAPVPHFMKGTAIALVTAGIMSLSFMGFAGMVK